One window of Salegentibacter sp. Hel_I_6 genomic DNA carries:
- a CDS encoding queuosine precursor transporter produces the protein MAKLLLKDKLAAQRVYLILAGLFIASLVVSNLIFQKFFSWDFFGLYTFEISVGILPYPVTFLITDIISEIYGKKKANQVVTTGIFASFFSLLIIYTADAVPATEWSPIGDDLFTQVFGATTIAVFASMVAYLLAQYIDIHLFHFWKRLTKGKHLWLRNNFSTFLSQFVDTFSVLFLLCSFNKIEWELFGALLLSGFLFKVIVAALDTPLLYASVFAFRKRFKLKQGEELKYD, from the coding sequence TTGGCTAAACTTTTACTGAAAGACAAACTCGCGGCACAGCGCGTATATTTAATATTGGCCGGGCTTTTTATCGCCTCCCTGGTTGTTTCGAACCTAATATTTCAGAAATTCTTTAGCTGGGATTTTTTTGGACTCTATACGTTTGAAATTTCTGTGGGAATTTTACCATATCCGGTTACTTTTTTGATCACCGATATTATTAGCGAGATTTACGGTAAGAAAAAAGCCAACCAGGTAGTAACCACAGGAATTTTTGCTTCGTTCTTTTCTTTATTGATAATTTACACTGCAGATGCAGTGCCAGCTACCGAATGGTCTCCCATAGGCGACGATTTGTTTACACAGGTTTTTGGCGCTACCACTATTGCCGTTTTTGCCTCAATGGTTGCCTATTTATTGGCACAGTATATAGATATTCACTTATTCCATTTTTGGAAAAGATTGACCAAAGGAAAACATTTATGGCTCCGGAATAACTTTTCTACCTTTCTCTCGCAGTTTGTAGATACGTTTTCGGTCTTGTTTTTGCTCTGTAGTTTTAATAAAATTGAATGGGAGTTATTTGGCGCACTTTTACTTAGCGGATTTTTATTTAAAGTAATTGTTGCCGCACTGGATACGCCCCTGCTCTACGCTTCGGTATTTGCTTTTAGAAAGCGATTTAAACTGAAGCAGGGAGAAGAATTAAAATATGATTAA
- the folK gene encoding 2-amino-4-hydroxy-6-hydroxymethyldihydropteridine diphosphokinase — MNSPKIVHIALGSNVGNRFELLQNALHKIYLEIGEVQQVSQVYETPAWGFEGNAFLNACIAVSTRFSAEEILRKLLKIEADAGRVRSDAKNYQNRSLDLDILLFEDEILETSDLIVPHPAMQNRKFVLLPLADIAAKENHPIFKVSIEKLLKRVEDNSEIKVISEKLEVPKKAFNLNKLNYIAVEGNIGAGKTSFSTMVSEDFNAKLILERFKDNPFLPKFYENKERYAFPLEMSFLADRYQQLSDDLAQYDLFKDFVISDYDVFKSLIFAKITLHEDEYALYHKLFHLMYKELVKPDLYIYLYQNTDRLLENIKARGRDYEQNIQPDYLVEINKSYLNFIKTQTNMKVQIIDISGKDFVNNRADYLSILEEIKA; from the coding sequence TTGAATTCCCCAAAAATAGTACATATCGCCCTGGGAAGCAATGTGGGCAACCGCTTTGAGCTTCTACAAAATGCACTGCATAAAATATATTTAGAAATTGGCGAGGTGCAACAGGTATCGCAGGTTTATGAAACACCTGCCTGGGGTTTTGAGGGCAATGCTTTTTTAAACGCCTGTATTGCAGTTTCTACAAGGTTTTCTGCGGAAGAAATTCTTCGGAAATTATTAAAGATTGAAGCTGATGCCGGGCGAGTTCGCTCTGATGCGAAAAATTACCAAAACCGAAGCCTGGACCTGGATATTCTTCTTTTTGAGGATGAAATTTTAGAAACCTCAGATTTGATAGTGCCGCATCCTGCAATGCAAAACCGAAAATTTGTGTTGTTACCCTTAGCCGATATCGCTGCTAAGGAAAACCATCCCATTTTTAAAGTTTCTATTGAAAAATTACTGAAACGGGTGGAGGACAATTCAGAAATAAAAGTGATTTCTGAAAAGCTTGAAGTTCCTAAAAAAGCCTTCAATTTAAACAAACTGAATTATATCGCGGTTGAAGGAAATATTGGAGCGGGGAAAACCAGTTTTTCTACAATGGTTTCAGAAGATTTTAATGCGAAACTCATTTTAGAAAGGTTTAAAGACAATCCGTTTTTACCAAAATTCTACGAGAACAAAGAGCGGTATGCTTTTCCATTGGAAATGTCTTTTCTGGCCGATCGTTACCAACAGCTATCAGATGATCTGGCGCAGTATGATCTTTTTAAAGATTTTGTGATCTCAGATTATGATGTTTTTAAGTCATTGATTTTTGCTAAAATCACGCTGCACGAAGACGAATATGCTTTATATCACAAGCTTTTTCATTTAATGTACAAGGAATTGGTAAAACCAGATTTATACATTTATCTCTATCAAAATACAGATCGACTATTGGAGAATATCAAGGCTCGCGGTCGTGATTACGAGCAGAATATTCAGCCAGATTATTTAGTGGAAATCAATAAAAGTTACCTGAATTTTATAAAGACCCAAACCAATATGAAGGTGCAAATTATAGATATTTCAGGGAAAGACTTTGTAAACAACCGTGCCGATTATCTTTCTATTTTGGAAGAAATCAAAGCTTAA
- a CDS encoding RNA methyltransferase, producing the protein MENRKLKNSELDRKSVQEFKEAEKTPIIVILDNIRSLNNIGSVFRSADAFLIENIYLCGITAQPPHKDIQKTALGATETVAWEYFENTLEVVEKLQKEKTKVFSIEQAEGSVMLNDFKAQPGEKIAVVFGNEVKGVQQEVVSASDGIIEIPQLGSKHSLNIAVSVGVVLWDLFSKITTNNREQSYMAH; encoded by the coding sequence ATGGAAAACCGAAAATTAAAAAACAGCGAATTAGATCGTAAATCAGTACAAGAATTTAAGGAAGCTGAAAAAACACCTATTATTGTGATTTTAGACAATATTAGAAGCTTAAATAATATTGGATCGGTTTTTCGAAGTGCCGATGCTTTTTTAATTGAAAATATTTACCTGTGTGGTATTACCGCTCAACCACCACATAAAGACATTCAAAAAACTGCTCTGGGTGCCACAGAAACCGTAGCCTGGGAATATTTTGAAAATACGCTGGAGGTAGTTGAAAAACTTCAAAAAGAGAAAACAAAGGTATTTTCAATTGAACAAGCTGAAGGCTCGGTGATGCTAAATGATTTTAAAGCTCAACCGGGTGAAAAAATCGCCGTGGTTTTTGGAAACGAAGTAAAAGGCGTACAACAAGAAGTGGTTTCGGCGAGTGATGGGATTATTGAAATCCCACAATTGGGAAGTAAACATTCGCTAAATATTGCAGTTAGTGTGGGCGTGGTTCTATGGGATCTATTTTCTAAAATAACCACCAATAATCGCGAGCAATCTTATATGGCTCACTAA